The Arachis hypogaea cultivar Tifrunner chromosome 14, arahy.Tifrunner.gnm2.J5K5, whole genome shotgun sequence DNA window TTGTGGCCAAGACTCATGAACCTTTCTCTTGTAGAATTCCACACTGTTTCTAAGAATATATGCTTAAGTCCATTTGGATCTTTAATCGTATCTCTATCATGGATTGGCAAAGTAACAATGTTCTCTTTAGACCCACAAACTGATGCCCAAAACTTCATGAAGTGATGGAATCCCTTCCCATCCACCACCACGTGACTGAAACAATAGGAATCAAAACCACAATAATTTATattggtggaaactcaggtgcagtcgacttcaagtgaagttgatagctgagagcaGTTAGAtggtttgactgatttgactaaattttcatctaacggctttcaacaatcaacttcacgtgaagtcgactgcacctgagtttccaccattTATATTACATTGTATTTCACGGTCAGAAACAAAACCGAATTAGATtgaatttctttttaaataaagttGCATAAATTGAATCTGATTTCAGATCTAACAAAAATCTTAAATGATCTAATGCAATTCAAATAGATAGTATTGAATATACAAAGAGTTCTGTTTTTATCTAACATGTTATCAGTTATGTTTTTATGACATAATTTTTTCAAGTAGTTTAATCCAAACTGCACTTGAAAATTCATACCTGAAATTGATGCATATAGTGAAGCCAGAGTTGGGGAAGATAGTGACTTGAATAGCCATAGGAGGTATCAACAAGGTGCCATCCTCTAGGGCACGTGGAGAAGGCAACATAGGAACAAAGGGGTGCAAGCACGTGACATCTCTCGGTGTGTCAGATACGAGGCTGTCAAGATTTGCTGTCGTGGACTCAGCAACTATGAAAGTGAGAGTGTCACCTTCTGAGTAGAGAATGTGAGGGGTTTGTGGCTTTTGAGGGAAAACTATGTTggaagagaaaggaaagaagTGTTTGAGAGAGTGTGAAAGTGATTGTTTCAGATTTGGAATCACTTCTTGTAAGAAGTGTGTTGTGGAGTAAGGGAATTCATAGAAGAAAATGCGTTTGCATGTTACAGGCAAGCATAAAAAAGGAACATCAAAGAAAGTAAGGGGAACAGAGGTTGGACGAACAGAACCTGGTGGAGGACCTACTTGACACTGCTCTATCACCTTCACTCTGTCATCATGCTTCACCTTCTTCTCCATGGAATTATGAAATGAAACTTGGATAAAGAGAGTTTGTGTTAATTTAATACTTTGATTCCTCGAGAAATGGATATATTTATGTAGAAAAGCAAACCAAGATGGGAATGGTTATTATATTcttgagaaagtatagggagtaAATGGAGAATTTGTACGATGTATATAATGGTAGTTGAGAgatgttcgattcagtaggatatcagatgtttattatctctggtatccggatggttattctagatagtatgggtgtattgtgtttgagaaattagtaatattttttatcttggatgttcattttttaactcatattaggcCAAATAAATAGTcaattgtacacattatacaaatactTCATTGGTTTCCTAacggaattttatatttttacttagAGAAAGTACGAAAAGCCAATATAtgttttatacaatgtgtacaataggggttaaattgaaattaaaattaaattataggcAGTTAGTTAATTTTGAATAGTTtgtattttgaaatttgaatcaaattagtGTTACCATGAATTATGGAAACAAATAAACGACCTCCCTCTCCCAATACGGTATGACCTCCTTTCTCCCTTTCTCCTTAAATTTCACCGGTATAGCGCCACCACCATCAGCAGCCGCCGTCAGACATCACTTTGCTATGATTCTGACTCATGCCGTCGTCCGCTCATGCCCAATGTCAAGGGAGGACGCGTATATTGTGTACGCCGAATGGGCGGCACCGCTTCAACCCGACGTCCAGCGACTCCATCGCAGCTGGTGTGTGCCTTCTTCCCGATATCGACGTCGCAAGAGAAAGGGCTCTCGAGTGTGTTTCATCTTTCACGTTCATCACTCTGCGGAAGTTCCTTAATGGAGGTTAGTTTGGTTGAACCATTGTGTTGTATTCCATCTTCCGGAGGTAATTAAAATTCATCACATCCACATGAAAACATAACCAATCACTCCGTCGTCGAGGGTGAGTAATGTAATAAAGTGAGCAACGTACGTTGAAAGCATTGATAATGGATGGTTATTTTCAAGCGATTTAGATGTTCATAATCAATGCAAATAGTGTATTTAGTTTTATGTTTTATGCTTACCGAGATGTATCATAAACATTCATGATTCAACCACATTTGGGATGATCTTATATTCATGGTATGCTTATATGTATGAAGCCCTTGGTTTGTATTAATTGATCATGGCATATTGCGTTGACGCCGGATGAAATTAGATATttattgaactattttttattgatatatgaatttatatgactaaatttaaattgcatgtaCAAGCATAAGACTTGAATACTTTGGAGACCTTGACACCCAATAAGTAAGCACCCATGTTTTTGTACATAATGGCAATAGATCCGCTGGAATATTAATAGTAATGTATATTGAATATGAAATACAGTTaatggtattattattattattgaaattatattttaaatttcaaaaaaaaattaaataggcaagaaaagtaaatagttCTTATATGTTTAAATTAGAATATACGTATGATCATACATCATATAGTTATGGCTCCATCCCTTGGGAAATCACCTTGAAAAGTAGCAAATAGTCTTTTTTCCCCAACTGCATTAATGCTTGCAAATGTTAAGAAGTTATTTATGGTTAAGAATATTATTTGGGTTGCTGGTGCTGTTGGtcttttgatatttattttgttagGCGTTTGTATTTTTGTGCTGTGGTGCTTTAAGCGAAGGCCAGAGAAGAAAAATGCCAAGAAACAAAATGTTGGTGTCTTTGAAAGTCCTTTACATAAACCTACTTGCAGTGACACTTTTTTTGAAGCAACTAATCGGAAGAAATTCTTTGTTGGGAGACAGTATGTAGCCAAAGTTTTATATATGCATGTAAATGTTTATTTTTCATGTAaatgagatatttatttttaatgtaaatgggatattttaatatatttaatggtcaatttaggatggtcattttagtaggtatgtggatgattattttaatttttatgtaaatgattattttGACTGAATtgaatttagttatatataattaaaatatgttggatgttcaattcattaggtatgcagatgattatttttattcttaagttgatggttatttttattaaggGTGAGTGGCGTGTTGTGGCAAGCCAAGCAGCGAAGGTGGAGTGAGATGATTATTGATAAAGGTGGGATGGGCGcaggttgaaaaagaagaagatattgAAATGAAATGTTTTGGTAAATTAGAattttggatggttatttttttgaatttaaaaaaaattaaaattaaaggattttaaatttgaaattcgaTATAAAATAACTGAATAAGAATTTTTGAATTTAGAGTAATCTATggacatatttttattatttatttttattaggctAGATAATTAGCCTACTGTAGTACATATTGTACAGATATTTCATTAACTCTCTAGTGAGATTCACTTATTATAGAGAGAGTTGTTGTCTCTATTACACAGAGAGAAGTTTTAGAGCATTTTCAATACTAATGgtagatttaattttaattttattttgacttCTATAAAATGacacataaatatttataaaattacataataataatttaaaattaaaaataaaatttgtcaatgtcttagtttaattatatttttatattatttttaattattttatcaatataaTTATATGAGTGATAAAATTTTATTGGTTTTCTAGCAAGTAATATCTTAGCTTTAAAGTGATATTGATTTTTTAATGCagattttaattctaaattaatttatttcttaaaaatatcaaaattaatattctaaaaatacTCTATTGAAAATGATTTTATATATACAATTAAACAAATTGATGGATTAAATAGGGACATCAAATAGATGAAATATATATCTGGTTTAAATGTAGTTTTGTTAAacatttgagaaaaaaattagctttttttccttaattaaattttattttgatataagcCCAAATTATTCTAGGtcttttatgtatcatttttgctTTATTTATCCCACTACTTGAAAAGTTATTGTAATTTAGTTTCGAGAATTGGAACTATCATTTTAAAACACtgaaaatcaaattattatatttttaaaacctaGAATAAATATTTTGCTTTGGTACAATGATTAAACATTAAATGAGACAAAAACTAGGACTTATTAGGCGAATTTCTTATAAGAAATATGTGAagatactttttttttataaatgacttttaactaattttctttaaattaatatatagttTATCTTTTATGATATGTTATGATTAGTTGATTCTTTGATTGGATTATTAACTTCACTTTTAATTTGAATTGTTAAAAGTTACCAAAATTAGTATTTCAATGATGAGAGAGTCAGCAactaacttatttttaaaattttgttatgttattttttaaaaaatactagtccaattcaagttttcaaagatttttttttatattattgttgaaaaaaaaaaacacagtgATGAAACGGAGCCatagtattaatatataaatacaatttttattattacaGAAAATTGATGCAAAAAACATTTATCATTTGTGCATTACTAGGAATGATTGTGGTGCAATTTGGTTcgattttaagaaaaaaagtcaTTCGATTTAAACATTTATTTTATGTGCAGTGTGGTTTGAATTAAAtaaactctttttaaaaatttgaccTAATCTGATCCGATTACAAACGATTTTAGATCAGTTtggatttgtaattttttaaataaaaaataataattaatttacaaaGTTAATGCTGCATGACATAGTATAAATACACACTACTAAAGTACTAATAATTTGGTAAACATTATAAAATAACATGTCCAAGAttgtaacataataataaaacataaatCCCATAAACATTATAAAACAACCTGTCCAGCAATCCATCCAATAACTTCAACAAatcttgataaaataataattcttcAGCATAAAAACAAGTCTCAAcaacataaaattaaataacataataagtcttaataaaaatataacataaaaactcCAAACTGAGAGGTGAAGCACTGATCACTAATTAGATTCATCACTAGAACCTTCTTCATCTATTAGTTGAGGATAGGAACGGACATACAGGGGGCAAGTGGAAGTCTCGGCTCACCCagctttttttaagaaaaagattaatagtaataagttattaagtacgatttaattttttaaaaaaattatttagtatttagtctaatataaataaaagtccaatctaacctaaatattaatgatttttaatatccaaaaagtaagtaacaatattaaaaaaatctaaaaagatattattactattattttttaattatataaaaaaaatttaaatcccataaagtgaatttttttcttcttgtgagcATCCTTCTTgattcatttagtattaatttttcCTATTTCAACTACTACAACTGAGGGATCTTTTTTAGCTATGAATATTATGAAGAATGACtcagaaacaaaatgaaagatgaatttcttactaattgtattttaattatattgaaaagaaaattgttgaaaaatttgACATAGATTCTATTATTGATGAATTTCATGATACGAATaatcgaccacttcgttaataaaaagtacata harbors:
- the LOC112740697 gene encoding coumaroyl-CoA:anthocyanidin 3-O-glucoside-6''-O-coumaroyltransferase 1-like, whose product is MEKKVKHDDRVKVIEQCQVGPPPGSVRPTSVPLTFFDVPFLCLPVTCKRIFFYEFPYSTTHFLQEVIPNLKQSLSHSLKHFFPFSSNIVFPQKPQTPHILYSEGDTLTFIVAESTTANLDSLVSDTPRDVTCLHPFVPMLPSPRALEDGTLLIPPMAIQVTIFPNSGFTICINFSHVVVDGKGFHHFMKFWASVCGSKENIVTLPIHDRDTIKDPNGLKHIFLETVWNSTRERFMSLGHNVPSDNVRRTFVLRRDHVDHLKKYVSTKCQSHGLGTLHLSTFVVTCSLIWVCKVKSQDIVSNDDEELYICPWLDCRNVGELEIPSTYFGNCLVNGIVAIKRSKLVGQNGIFEAAVAIGSKVRELQSEPYKCAETFMSIFSKWSHRMLGIAGSPKLDVYETDFGWGKPKLSEVVQLDPQLVSLSDCRDKEDGIIEVGVALGRTQIHKFNTILEELLAIIVVCD